A single window of Fervidicoccus fontis Kam940 DNA harbors:
- a CDS encoding 30S ribosomal protein S12, which yields MPGKKSPLGLFAARTLRRKKLKFRWSQREFKRRMLNLKKKADPLEGAPRASGIVLEKVGVESRQPNSAVRKCVRVQLVKNGKVVTAFVPSDGGLNFIDEHDEVVIEGIGGPKGRSMGDIPGVRYKVVMVNGVSLDALLKGKKQKPVR from the coding sequence TTGCCAGGTAAGAAATCGCCCCTTGGATTGTTTGCAGCGAGAACTCTAAGAAGAAAGAAGCTAAAATTCAGATGGAGTCAGAGAGAGTTCAAAAGGAGGATGCTAAACTTAAAGAAGAAGGCTGATCCTCTTGAGGGTGCTCCGAGAGCGAGTGGAATTGTTTTGGAGAAGGTTGGAGTGGAATCTAGACAGCCTAACTCTGCAGTGAGAAAGTGCGTGAGAGTCCAGCTTGTAAAGAACGGAAAGGTCGTAACAGCATTCGTGCCTAGCGACGGTGGATTAAACTTCATAGATGAACACGATGAGGTTGTCATTGAGGGAATAGGAGGACCTAAGGGCAGATCAATGGGAGATATTCCCGGCGTTCGATACAAAGTAGTTATGGTCAATGGAGTAAGTTTAGATGCTCTGCTGAAAGGGAAGAAGCAAAAGCCGGTAAGGTAA
- a CDS encoding NusA-like transcription termination signal-binding factor, producing MPEIKLTPEELRHIALFQDVTGTTVKDCIIDNENNMIIFVVKKGEAGAAIGRGGSNIKKLRKVLGKEIEIVEDGTTLEELAKNAVAPARVKAVKVVETPSKKTVYITVEPSDKGVAIGKNGKNVTRAKLLLKRYYDVSNVIIV from the coding sequence ATGCCAGAGATTAAGCTAACACCTGAAGAGCTGAGGCATATAGCCCTTTTTCAGGATGTTACAGGAACCACTGTGAAAGATTGCATAATAGACAATGAAAATAACATGATAATTTTTGTTGTTAAGAAGGGAGAAGCAGGAGCTGCTATAGGAAGAGGAGGCTCAAACATAAAGAAGTTGAGAAAGGTTTTGGGAAAAGAAATAGAGATAGTTGAGGACGGAACTACGCTTGAGGAGCTCGCTAAGAATGCTGTCGCGCCTGCGAGGGTTAAGGCAGTGAAGGTAGTTGAGACTCCATCGAAGAAGACTGTTTACATAACTGTTGAACCTAGCGATAAGGGTGTTGCAATTGGGAAAAATGGCAAAAATGTAACAAGGGCTAAGCTACTGCTTAAAAGATACTATGATGTTTCAAATGTGATAATTGTTTAA
- a CDS encoding DUF151 domain-containing protein — MNETTRKNGKLLKAVEMDAYIASKDPLIPVILLILENGDEFELYNVPLEIARFVINGSSILNGNEKKERIDIFSFIAMHEDILNLIKDDLEKVVIDEYDPTTMLYTAKVYFRKGKTMLVRRFIPSHAIFLAMIAGKDVYVSERILNIQKN, encoded by the coding sequence ATGAATGAAACTACCCGGAAAAATGGGAAGCTTTTAAAGGCTGTTGAGATGGATGCATATATAGCATCAAAAGATCCACTCATTCCCGTTATTCTTTTAATTCTCGAGAACGGGGATGAATTTGAGCTCTATAATGTCCCGCTGGAAATTGCCAGATTCGTAATTAATGGCTCTTCAATCTTAAATGGAAATGAAAAGAAGGAAAGGATAGATATTTTTTCATTTATCGCAATGCATGAGGACATACTGAATCTTATCAAAGATGATCTTGAAAAAGTCGTAATAGACGAATATGATCCAACAACAATGCTGTACACTGCTAAAGTTTATTTCAGAAAGGGAAAAACCATGCTCGTGAGAAGATTCATTCCGAGCCATGCTATATTTTTGGCAATGATTGCTGGAAAAGATGTTTATGTATCTGAAAGGATATTGAATATACAGAAGAACTAA
- a CDS encoding 50S ribosomal protein L30e — protein sequence MASFENEIKMVIRTGKLEIGSQSTIKTLKHGKSKMVVIASNADPSVKKDIEYYAKLSQTPIYVFQGTSVELGTLLGKPFPIQALSIIDVGDSKILELVET from the coding sequence ATGGCGTCATTCGAAAACGAGATAAAAATGGTAATAAGAACTGGAAAATTAGAAATAGGTTCCCAGTCTACAATAAAAACCTTAAAGCATGGCAAGTCAAAAATGGTTGTAATAGCTTCTAATGCAGATCCTTCAGTTAAGAAGGACATAGAATACTATGCCAAGCTGTCCCAAACGCCCATATATGTCTTTCAAGGTACATCTGTTGAGCTTGGAACATTGCTTGGGAAACCTTTCCCGATACAGGCGCTATCAATAATAGACGTGGGCGATTCAAAGATATTGGAGCTGGTAGAGACATAA